One region of Gossypium raimondii isolate GPD5lz chromosome 6, ASM2569854v1, whole genome shotgun sequence genomic DNA includes:
- the LOC105772288 gene encoding pollen receptor-like kinase 4, giving the protein MGTHIARLVRTPNPSLLLVLLSLLQLAFVSLGDTDIENLLTFKDSLSNPSSLRNWNASISPCNGDIANWIGVLCLKNKIWGLQLESMGLGGLVNIEILDAMPTLRIISLMNNNFEGKIPEIKKLGELKALYLSNNRFTGDIPDNAFEGMRSLKNLFLANNAFTGKIPSSLATLPRLLVLKMEGNQFVGRIPDFKQNVKVVNFANNELEGPIPASLSNMSASMFSGNKNLCGPPLEKCSLISPPPSPSAVPSASPQPPLIYKKTISALQIALIVISILLLLAIIATVIFVLSKRKQNPGLLNATDDDSSMLPPNSNDQEKKISDSGGMMKRSDYGKLIFLKGEIDRFDLHDLLRASAEVLGSGNLGASYKAVIMNGEALVVKRYKQMNNVGREEFHEHMRRLGRLDHENLLPVEAYYYRKEEKLLVCNFMEDGSLASHLHGNHSVDKPSLDWRSRLKIIKGVGRGLTYLYNELPSLVVPHGHLKSSNVLLNDNFEPLLCDYALRPVINQEQAHMYMTAYRSPEHAINGRISRKTDVWCLGILILEILTGKIPENYLTSSYDRNTNLATWVNEIAKDKRTSEIFDVEMRGTKNSKGEMICLLKIGLSCCEDDPDARPELKEVVQEIEEIKDRDEHELSSTIGEVNAIMSSRNARDGAFSSFNR; this is encoded by the exons ATGGGCACGCACATAGCTAGGCTTGTGCGCACACCAAACCCATCTTTACTTCTTGTGCTTTTGTCTTTGTTACAACTGGCCTTCGTCTCATTGGGTGATACAGATATTGAGAACCTTTTAACGTTTAAGGATTCATTATCAAACCCTTCATCTCTTAGAAATTGGAATGCTTCTATTAGTCCATGCAACGGGGATATAGCAAACTGGATTGGTGTGCTTTGCCTTAAAAATAAGATATGGGGTTTGCAGCTTGAAAGCATGGGCCTAGGAGGGTTAGTGAACATTGAAATTCTTGATGCAATGCCGACATTGCGCATTATAAGCCTGATGAACAATAATTTTGAAGGTAAAATTCCTGAAATTAAGAAATTAGGTGAGTTGAAAGCTTTGTATTTGTCAAATAATCGTTTTACCGGCGATATTCCTGATAATGCATTCGAAGGTATGAGATCCTTGAAGAACTTGTTTTTGGCAAACAATGCTTTTACGGGTAAAATTCCATCATCGCTTGCAACATTGCCTAGGCTTTTAGTTCTAAAAATGGAGGGGAATCAATTTGTCGGTCGAATACCAGATTTTAAGCAAAATGTGAAGGTGGTGAACTTTGCTAACAATGAATTAGAAGGTCCTATCCCTGCAAGTTTAAGCAACATGAGTGCAAGCATGTTTTCAG GCAATAAAAATTTGTGTGGGCCACCACTCGAAAAATGCAGCCTGATTAGTCCTCCACCTAGCCCATCAGCAGTTCCTTCAGCTAGCCCCCAACCTCCGCTCATATATAAAAAGACAATATCTGCACTGCAAATTGCATTGATCGTGATATCTATATTATTACTATTGGCAATCATAGCAACAGTGATTTTCGTTTTGTCCAAGAGGAAACAAAATCCTGGACTATTAAATGCAACAGATGATGACTCCAGCATGTTGCCACCTAATTCCAATGACCAAGAAAAAAAGATTTCAGACAGCGGAGGCATGATGAAGAGGTCTGACTACGGAAAATTAATATTCTTGAAAGGTGAAATCGATAGGTTTGATTTGCATGATCTGTTAAGAGCATCAGCAGAGGTTCTTGGAAGTGGGAATCTTGGAGCTTCATACAAGGCAGTCATAATGAATGGTGAAGCTTTAGTGGTGAAGAGATATAAACAGATGAACAATGTGGGGAGAGAAGAATTTCATGAGCACATGAGAAGATTAGGAAGATTGGACCATGAAAACTTGTTACCAGTTGAGGCTTATTACTataggaaagaagaaaaattgttGGTTTGCAATTTCATGGAGGATGGTAGCTTGGCCAGTCATCTTCATG GCAACCATTCGGTTGATAAACCCAGTCTTGATTGGCGAAGTCGATTGAAGATCATAAAGGGCGTGGGCAGAGGTTTAACATATCTTTACAACGAACTTCCAAGCCTAGTTGTGCCTCATGGTCATTTGAAATCATCCAATGTGCTTCTAAACGACAATTTTGAACCTTTGTTGTGTGATTATGCTTTAAGACCGGTGATCAATCAAGAACAAGCTCACATGTACATGACTGCTTATAGATCACCAGAACATGCTATAAATGGTCGTATCAGTAGGAAGACAGATGTGTGGTGCCTAGGAATACTGATCCTAGAGATCTTAACAGGTAAGATCCCAGAGAACTATCTAACATCAAGTTACGATAGAAACACAAATTTAGCTACATGGGTGAATGAGATAGCTAAGGACAAAAGAACCAGTGAAATTTTTGACGTGGAGATGCGAGGAACTAAGAATAGCAAAGGAGAAATGATATGTCTTCTGAAGATTGGGCTAAGTTGTTGTGAAGATGATCCCGATGCAAGGCCAGAGTTGAAGGAAGTGGTACAAGAGATTGAAGAGATAAAAGATAGAGATGAGCATGAATTATCTTCAACAATAGGTGAAGTAAATGCAATTATGTCTAGCAGAAATGCGAGGGATGGGGCCTTTTCCTCCTTTAATCGTTGA